The genomic segment TACTGAAGATCTCTGTAACAAGTGAAGAAGTATCGATCGTGTTGCTTGAAGGCGAAGCATTGGAATTATCTGTTTATGATGAATCAATCGTATTGAACGATGTTTATACTTCTACAACTAAAACACCCAAAAAAGCTACTAACTAACAAACAGAGAGGAAGATAAAGTATGAAAGCAGTACTATTTGATTTAGACGGTGTTATCACAGATACAGCTGTTTACCACTATGAAGCATGGAAAGCATTAGGAACTAAGATTGGTATCGACATCGACGAAGAGTTCAATGAACAATTAAAAGGTGTTAGCCGGACAGACTCATTGAACCTTATCTTAGAAAAAGGGAACAAACAAAATGCTTATACAGAAGCAGAAAAAACAGCTATGGCTACTGAAAAAAATGATCTGTACAAAACATTGATTGAAAAAATGTCTCCAGCGGATTTGTTACCCGGGATCAAAAACTTGCTAGACGAACTAAAAGCAAAGGATACCTTGATCGGGCTAGCTTCTGCTAGTCAAAACGGACCTGTGATCTTAGATAAATTACAAATTAACGACTACTTTAATGAAATTGTTGATCCAGCCAAATTAAAAGCGGGCAAACCAGATCCGGAAATTTTTGTGACTGGTGCTCAACAACTAGGTGTTGCTGTGAGCGAATGTGTGGGCGTAGAAGATGCGGCTGCTGGTGTGGATT from the Carnobacterium inhibens subsp. inhibens DSM 13024 genome contains:
- the pgmB gene encoding beta-phosphoglucomutase, yielding MKAVLFDLDGVITDTAVYHYEAWKALGTKIGIDIDEEFNEQLKGVSRTDSLNLILEKGNKQNAYTEAEKTAMATEKNDLYKTLIEKMSPADLLPGIKNLLDELKAKDTLIGLASASQNGPVILDKLQINDYFNEIVDPAKLKAGKPDPEIFVTGAQQLGVAVSECVGVEDAAAGVDSINAANMVSIGVGEAKNLGKATKVVPSTADLTAGLLEDVWSDTVGRA